The Arcobacter roscoffensis genome segment ATAATGTTAAAACAAGACAAAGAAGCCAGAATTTTCACACTTGATACAGGAAGACTACACCCAGAAACTTACGATGTGATGGATGCAACAAACTTAAAATACAATATTAAAATTGATGTATTTTTTCCAGATAGCCAAAAAGTTCAAGAATTATACCAAGACCAAGGTGTAAATGGACATTTTGAAAGTATTGAGAAAAGAAAAAACTGTTGTGGAATTAGAAAAATTGAGCCTTTAAAAAGAGCACTAAAAGATTTAGATGTTTGGATTACAGGACTTAGAGCAGCTCAAAGTGTAACAAGAACTGATATGCCAGTAATTGAATGGGATGAAGCTTTTGAAGTTATTAAAGTAAATCCTATTATCAACTGGAATGAAGAAGATGTATGGAACTACATCAAAGAAAATAGAGTTCCATACAACAAGTTACATGACCAAGGCTTCCCAAGTATTGGATGCGCACCATGTACAAGAGCCGTAAAAGAAGGTGAAGACATAAGAGCCGGAAGATGGTGGTGGGAGAACCCAGAACACAAAGAGTGTGGTTTACACAAGAAATAAAGGAATAAAATGGAAATTAGTAATGAAAGATTAACACATTTAAAACAGCTTGAAGCTGAGTCTATGCATATTATGAAAGAAGTTGTAGCAGAGTTTTCTAACCCTGGCATGCTTTATTCAGTAGGAAAAGACTCTTCTGTAATGCTACATATTTTACAAAAAGCATTTTACCCAGCACCTCCTCCATTACCTTTAATGCACGTGGATACAAAATGGAAATTCAAAGAAATGATTGAATTTAGAGACAGACGTGCTAAAGAAGTTGGAATGGAATTAATTGTTTACTCAAACCCTAAAGGTTTAGAGATGGATATTTCTCCATTTGAACATGGAAGTTCACTACATACAGAAGTTATGAAAACAGAAGGTTTAAAAAACGCTTTAAATATCCAAAAGTTTGACGCTGTATTTGGTGGGGCTAGAAGAGATGAAGAAAAATCAAGAGCGAAAGAGAGAATCTACTCTTTTAGAGATAAAAACCATAGATGGGATCCAAAGAACCAAAGACCAGAATTATGGAATATCTACAATGGTAAACACACACAAGGTGAGTCTATTAGAGTATTCCCATTATCAAACTGGACAGAACTTGATATTTGGCAATATATCTATTTAGAAAATATTGATATTCCTGATTTATACTTCTCAAAAGAAAGAGAAGTTGTAGAGTACATGGGTACAAAAATCATGGTAGATGATGATAGAGTTCCTGAAGAGCTTAGAAAAACAGCTAAAAAAGAGAAAGTTAGATTTAGAACACTTGGTTGTTATCCTTTAACAGGAGCAGTTGAGAGTGAAGCTTCTACTTTACCAGAGATTATTCAAGAGATGTTAACTTGTACTACATCTGAGAGACAAGGTAGACTAATAGATAGTGATGGTGACGCATCAATGGAAAAAAAGAAACAAGAAGGGTATTTTTAAGATGGCACATCAATCAGATTTAATTTCAAAGAATATTGAAGCATATTTAAAAGAGCATGAAAACAAAGAGATTTTAAGATTTATTACTTGTGGTTCAGTTGATGACGGTAAATCAACTTTAATTGGAAGACTATTATATGATTCAAAAATGATTTTTGAAGATCAATTAGCAAGTATAGAAAAAGATAGTAAAAAAGTTGGAACAACTGGTGAGAAGATTGACTTAGCACTTTTAGTTGATGGTTTAGCATCTGAGAGAGAACAAGGTATTACTATTGATGTTGCTTATAGATTCTTCTCAACAGATAAGAGAAAGTTTATTATTGCAGATACTCCAGGTCATGAACAATACACAAGAAACATGGCAACAGGAGCTTCAACAGCTGATTTAGCAATTATCTTAGTTGATGCAAGACAAGGTATTTTAACTCAAACTAAAAGACACTCTTATATTGCATCACAATTAGGAATTAAAAACCTAATCGTTGCTATTAATAAGATGGACTTAGTTGATTTTAGTGAAGAAGTATTTGAAGATATTAAAAAAGGTTATCAAGAAATTATTGAATATCTTCCACATAATGAAGATTTAAATATTCAGTTTATTCCAATTTCTGCATTAGATGGAGATAATATCTTAACTAACTCAGATAAAGCACCTTGGTATACAGGTAAGCCGTTAATGGAGCTACTAGATAATACTCCTATTAATAAAAAAGAGTCTGATTCATTTAGATTACCAGTTCAATATGTTGTAAGACCTCACTTAAACTTTAGAGGTTTCTCTGGAACAATTGCAAGTGGTTCAATTAGCGTTGGAGATGAAATTACTGTATTACCTTCAAGAAAAACATCTAAAGTTAAATCTATTGTATCAAATGATATTAAAGATTTAAGACCTATTGGAAAAGATGAAGAAGTTGAAACTATTCAAACTGCATTTGCTCCAATGGCTACAACAATTACACTTGAAGATGAAATAGATATTTCAAGAGGTGATATGATTGTAAAGTCAAGTGATATTCCAAAAGTATCAAATCACTTATCAGCGATGATTGTATGGATGGATGAAAAGCCATTAACTTTAAATCAAAACTATGTAATCAAAAGAGCAACTTCTGTATTAAACGGTGCTGTTAATTCAATTGAGTTTAAAAAGAACATCAATACTTTTGAAGAAGTAGAAGCCGATAAATTAGAGTTAAATGACATTGCAAAATGTACTATTTCACTTGATAGAGAAATTGCAGTTGACCCATATCATGAAAATAGATATACTGGAAGTTTCATTATTATTGATAAGTACACTAATGCTACAGTTGGTGCTGGTATGATTGTATCTTCTGTTGAAGGTTTTGCTCATTTAGAAGAAGAGACTAAAGAGTATACTCAAGCAGAAAAAGAATTAAATGAATTCATTAGAAGAAACTACCCAGAATGGAACTGTAAGGCTATCTAATGTCAAGGAACCTAGCTATGGATATAGAACAAATCAAAAAAAATAAGGATGGATTAGATGTTATAAGTGACATCTATATCTATGCTGTTTTAGGTGAAAAAGCCAGTGAAGAGGATTTAGTAAGATTTAAATGGTATGGTATTCACAAACAAGAGGATACTCAAGATCATTTTTCTTTAAGAGTTCCTCTTCCTTTAGGAGAATTAAACCTAGAACAATTAAAAACTTTACAAACTATATCCACAAAATTTGCAAAAGATAGCCTATTTTTTAACACTCATCAAAAAGTAGAGTTTAAATGGCTGAAAATGCATAATTTGCCAGAGGTTTTTAATCTTTTACAAAATGTGGGATTAAAAACTATCTTTGAAGCTGGACATAATGTAAAAAATATCATTACTTGTCCTGTAAATGGAATAGATAAAACACAAATTGCAGATGTTAGTAAAATAGCTGATAAATTAAATGAAACATTTATAGGCAATAAAAGTTTCTCTAATTTACCAAATGAACTAACAATTGCTGTAAGTGGTTATGCTCAAGGCTGTGCTTTGACATATACTCCTGATGTTAGCTTCAATGCAACAAAAAATGAAAAGGGTAAAATCGTTTACTCTGTAAGAGTTATAGGTGAGCATTTAGGATTTATTACTTCTTCTCAAATTGTTCCAACAGCAAGAGCTATTGCTAAAATCTATAAAGATTTTGGAATAAGAGATGATATTGAAGATAGTACTTTTCAATATCTAGTTGGGTCTTGGGGATTTAGTAAATTCTTTGATATTTTAGATTCAACTGTAACATTTAGAATAAAAGATTTTGATATTGATGAAGAGTTCGTAGAAGGAAAAGCACCTAGACTTGGAATCAATGAAAGCAAGATTGATAACCAAAGTTATATTGGATGTAAACTAAAAACTTTAGATATTGGTTCACAAAAGATTCAAGAACTTATAAACTTACTTGAAAAATATAAAGCAACAAAAGTAAAACTTACACATAAAGCAAATGTTATAGTTTTAGATGCACCAACAAATAAAGCCCAAGATTTTGCAAAAGATCTAGAAGCAATAGAATTTAATCCTTTCGTATAAGAGCTATATAAACGCTCTTATACAAAGTACAAGCAAACTCTTATATAAAATAACTTAAAATTATAAAACTAATAATCCTAACTAATTTAATGAGCAAAAATGACACGAGATATATTTAAACCTTTTTTTAACGAAAATACAAAAAAATTAGACTTTTTAAAATACAACACTATTGGAAAAAGTAAAAGTGAGTATTTTGACTATACAGCATCAGGACTTGCTTTTAGACCTATTGAAAATAGAATAAGAGATGTTTTAGAAACTTACGCAAATACGCACTCTATGGAATCAACTAATGCAAAAGCAACAACTTACTATTATGAACAAGCAAGAACTAACTTAGCTAAAAGTCTTGATGTAAATGAAGAGTTTGCAATACTTCCAAGTGGCTGTGGAACTACTGCTGCGATTAAGCATTTACAAGAACTGCTTGGACTTTATATTCCTCCTGCAACTAAAAAGAGATACAAAATAAAAGTAGATAAATCAAAATTACCTTTAGTTATAGTTGGACCTTATGAACATCACTCAAATGAAGTATCATTTAGAGAAGCATTATGTGAAATAAAAAGGGTTAAACTTGATGATGAAGGTTTAATCGACATGAAACACTTAAAGAAGATTTTGAAGAAAAATGAAGGAAGAGAAATTATTGGTTCTTTTTGTATTGCTTCAAATGTAACTGGGATCATTACCCCTTTCAAAAAAATTTCAAAGCTTCTTAGAAAGTATAATGCTTTAGTATGTTTTGATGCAGCTGCAAGCTCGCCATACATGAATGTACCATGTGAACTTTATGATGCTATGTTTATGTCACCACATAAACTTCTAGGAGGTCCTGGTTCATGTGGACTTTTAATAGTTAGAAAGTCTTTAATTGATACTAAACTATCCCCTACTTTCGCTGCAGGTGGGACTGTTGAGTATGTAAATAAAGAAAGCCAAGTTTATCAAAAAAGTATCGAGTTAAGAGAAGATGCTGGAACACCTGGAATTTTACAGTTTATTAGAGCTTCATTAGCTTATCAACTAAGAAATGAAGTAGGTTTTGAGTTTATAAATGAACAAAAAACAAAACTAAAAACACTATTTATAAATGAGTTAAATAAACTTCCAAATTGTGAAATTTATGGAAATCAAGAAGAGGACAATATAGGTATTGTATCTTTCAATATAAATAATATTGACCCTTATGAGCTATGTGCAAAAATCTCTGCTACTGATGGTTTCCAAACAAGAGCAGGATGCTCATGTGCAGGACCTTATGGACATGACTTACTAGGTATTGATGATGCAAATATCTCAAATAAACCAGGCTGGCTTAGAATCTCAATACACTATACACAAACTGAAGATGAAATACTAAATTTAGTTAATTGTATTTCAAAACAAAGTAAATAAAGAACCTATTTTTAAGGTTTCTTTATTTCTTTAGGATAAATTTTCTTATTTAATATAAATTTTATTTTTTGTTAAATATCTATTAATTTTTACTATATATAATCTTCCATGAGTTTTATAATATTTATAACTGTTTTTTTATCAGTATTTGCTTTTCAAACATATATAATAAAAAAACGTCTTATTGATAAACTTGAGTTTAAAGATAAGACCAAAAAGTATCTTAGCACATTTTTATATATTACATTTTTTGGGGTATGTATGTACCCAGTTGCTAGATACAACCCAGTTTTCCCTAACTGGCTATATTTCTTATTATCTTTACCTATTGGGGTGATTTTCCTTACATTTATCATAACAATTATTCACGAAATCATCTCATTTGGTGTTAAAAAAACTCCTTTTAAAGAAAATAGAAGAGCTTTTTTTAAAAAATCCTTAGATATTGGGGCTGTTTCACTTGTAGTTGGAACAAATGCAAAAGCAATGCAAAATGCCAAAACTATTGAACTTGAAACTATAGATATAAAAATCAAAAAACTTAAGAAATCATATGAAATAGTACAACTAAGTGATATACATATTGGAGGTCTTATTGATAAAGAGTTTATAGCAAACCTTGTAAGAAGAGTAAATTCTTTAAAGCCTGATACTATTGTAATCACAGGTGATTTGGTTGATACGAAACTGGAGTTTGCAAAACCTGCTTTAGAAGAACTATCAAAACTAAATTCAAAATATGGAACTTATTTTATAGTGGGAAATCATGAATACTTCCATGATGTGTACACTATCATAAACTATGTAAATTCCTTAGGTATAAAAGTACTTGAAAATGAGTCAGTTTATATAGGAGATGAAAACAAAGGTTTCAACCTAGCTGGTGTTTATGATGTTTTTGGTCATAAATATGGACACTTTATTCCTAATCTTGATAAAGCATTAGAGAAAAAACAAAATTCTCCTACTATACTTTTAGCTCATCAACCAAGATACCTAAATGATATAGATACCAAAGATATAGACTTAGCTCTTTGTGGACATACCCATGGAGGTCAAATCTTTCCTTTTAACTATTTAGTTAAACTACAACAGCCTTATGTAAGAGGTCTTAATAAACACAATGAAACTACCCAAGTTTATGTAAACAAAGGTACAGGCTTTTGGGGTCCACCTATGAGACTTGGAGCTAGTTCAGAAATTACTCATATAAAATTATCTTAAATTAAAAAGTAAACATGTATACTTTTACTTATTAATAATAATTGGTATATAATATAACAATTTATAAAAAGGAATTATTATGAGTGGTAAAGAAATACTTTTAGATAGCAACTCATTTATTGTTTCAGAGACAGATGAAAAAGGCTTTATAAAGTACGCAAATGATGAGTTTTGCGAGATTAGTGAGTTTACACTTGATGAACTAATAGGTAAACCACACAATATTTTAAGACATCCAGATATGCCAAAAGCAGCCTTTGCCGATCTATGGGAAACTGTACAAAGTGGTAAAATTTGGAAAGGTTTTGTAAAAAACAAAACAAAACTTGGAAATTACTATTGGGTTTATGCAACTGTTTATCCACTTGAATCAAGTGATGGTTCAAAAGGTTACATGTCATGTAGAAAAGTAGCTTCAAGGGATGAAATAGAAAAAGCTATAGAGCTATACAAAACAATGAAATAAGGAAAAAGTAATGAACTTCTTAAAAAACTTACCAATCAAAAAAAAGTTATTAGTCTCTATAATAATTCCAATGCTTGCCATTTTAGTAGTATCATCTATTTTACTTTTTCAAGGTTTTAATAAATATAAAAACTATGATAAACTAGAAGTTCTTATGAATTTAAATGCAAGTATTTCTCACTTAGTACATGAAACACAAAAAGAAAGAGGTGCAACTGCTGGCTTTATTGGAAGTAAAGGGGATAAATTTAAAAATATTCTTGCTAATCAAAGAGAGCTTACAAATAAAAAATTAAATGAACTAAATAGCTTTATATCATCAAATAATTTATATACTATTTTGAATGAAGAAAATTCAAATAGATTAAAAAAAGTTTTAAATGAAATTGGGAAAGTTAATAATATCAGAAGTCAAGTTGATGGCTTCAACATTAGTTTAAAAAATGCCTTAGGGTACTATACAAACCTAAACTCTATGTTTTTAAAGTATATTACATTAACTGCAAAACAATCCCTTGATAATAAAATCACACTTGAAACTATGGCTTATTACTCTTTCTTGGAATCAAAAGAGAGAGCTGGTATTGAAAGAGCTGTAGGGTCTGCTATATTTGGAGCGAACAAACTTCTTCCTGGACTTCAAGCAAAATTTATTACTCTTATAGCCCAACAAGACGCACATATGTCTACATTTGAAACTTTAGCAATAAAAGAAGCAGTAAGTTTTAAAAATAGTTCTATTCAAGGAGAAGCAGTAGAAGAAGTAAATAGATTAAGAAAATTAATTATTACAAATAACAATGGGCAAGGTGATTTTAGTATAGATGCTACACATTGGTTCAAAACAATAACTAAAAAAATTAATCTTCTTAAAAAAACTGATGACTATTTATCTGAAATGGTAATAAATGATACTATCACAAAAAAAGAAGAAGCTTTAAATAAGTTTATTTTATTAACAACGTTTTTAGTAATTGTTATTGTTCTAACTCTTTTAATTGCTTCATATAATACAAGAACTATGATTGAATCAATTATGAAAATAAGACATGGGATTGAAGTATTCTTTGACTTTATGAATAGAAAAAGAAATACCTTTGAGCATATTGATGTTAGATCAAAAGGTGAGTTAGGTGAAATTGCTCAATTTATCAATAAAAACTTAGAAGTCTTAGAAGAAGAACTAGAGCAAGATATGAAATGTGTTGGTGAAGCTATTTTAGTTTTAAATAAACTAGAACAAGGAAGTTACCATAACCAAGTTATGTCAATGCCTGCAAACCCTCAAATTAGAACTTTTGCAAAAACAATAAATAAAATGCTTTTAAATCAAGAAGCCCTAATGAATAATATCTTAGATGAGTTAAATAAGTATACAAACTATAACTATTTATCAAAGATTGAAAATAAAGATATTCATGGGGAGACTAAAAAGCTAATTGATGGTATAAATGCCCTTGGTGAAGCTATTACTTCGATGTTAAGAGAAAATAAAAACAATGGTGATACCTTAAGTCAAAACTCTAAAGAGCTTTCTTCAAATGTAGAACATCTAAATAGTTCTGCTTTATCTCAAGCTGCATCAATTGAAGAAACAGCAGCTTCTGTAGAGGAAACAACAGCATCAATTAGAGAAATCTCATCTCAAGCTATTACGATGCAAGAGCTATCAAAAGAGACCTTAACTTATGCAAATGAAGGTAAAAACCTTGCAAGTCAAACACAAAAATCCATGGAAGAAATAAATAGTGCTACACAAGAGATAAATGAAGCTATTACAATTATTGACCAAATTGCCTTCCAAACAAATATTCTTTCACTAAACGCTGCTGTAGAAGCTGCAACAGCAGGTGAAGCAGGGAAAGGCTTTGCAGTAGTTGCACAAGAAGTAAGAAACCTTGCAGGAAGAAGTGCAGAAGCTGCAAAGGATATAAAAGAGCTAGTTGAAAAAGCAAATTTAAAAGCAGGTGAAGGTAAAAATAGTTCTGAAAAAATGATTGAAGGCTTTAGTAAACTTAATGAAAAAATAGAAAGCACTAGTGAAATCATCTCATCTGTAACTGATTCAACACAAGAGCAAAGTAGAACAATCTCACAAATTAATGAAGCTATTACAAAAATAGATCAATTAACTCAAGAAAATGCAAAAGTAGCTACAAATGCAAAAGATATTGCTTCAAAAACAAATGATATAGCCTTAGAAATTATAAAAAACACTGATAATAAAAAATTCAACTAAAAAGAGATCTTCTCTTTTTAGTTAGCATTCTTAATAAAATATGAAATGAAATAAATGTACAATGTGTAACTAAGAAAATAACTTTAGGGCTAAAATGAAGCATTTCAAAATTTTATTATTTTTCATTATTTTTAATAACTCTCTACTACAAGCAACTGAAACTAAAAAAATTGTATATATTACTGCTGATATGAAAATTCCTTTTTGGAGTATTATGTCAAAAGGTATTAATAATATTACAAAAAAGCATGCTTATGACTTTAAAGTATATGACTCTCAAAATAGTGCCAAAATGGAACTAATGCATACTATTAGTGCTATAAAAAGTGAAGTTGATGGTATTGTTGTTTCACCTACGACTTCTTCTGCTTGCGTAACTATTTTAAAGCTTGCAAAAAAAGCTAACATACCTGTAGTTATTGCAGATGTAGGAAGTGATAATGATAACTATGTATCATATATTTCTTCAAATAATAAACTTGGTGCGTATAATATCGGAAAGACTTTAGCAAAAGAAATGAAAAAAAAAGGTATTGATAATAAAAAAGTAGGAATTATTGCCATACCTCAAAAAAGACTTAATGGACAGCAAAGAACAGCAGGTTTTATGGAAGCTTTAAATCAAGCAAATATAAAAGGTGCTGATATAAAGCAGTTAATTACTTGGAGTGATGAAGAGACCTATACATATACAAAGGAGTTAATAAACAGATTCCCTGAACTTGGTGCTATTTGGTTACAAACTTCAAATATATATAAAGGTGCAATTAAAGCCCTTAAAGATTCAAATAAGGAAAAAGAAATATTACTTATTGCTTTTGATGCAGAGCCTGAATTTATTGAATTAATAAAGAAAAATACTATACTTGCCTCAGGGATGCAACAACCCTATCTTATGGGACAACAAGCAGCTATTTCTATGCATAAATATCTAAATAATCAAAGTATAGTAAAAAACATACAAATCCCCATATTAAACGTATCAACAGCAAATATAAAACAGAAAAAAAATGAAATAAATCTAAATGTTTTAGGAATAGAAAATTAATGAAAAAATTTAAATTATCTTTATATTTTGCATTAGCTATAACTATTATTTCAACTGTTGTTTTAACTATGAGTATTAACTCTACTTATAGCTATATGTCTACAAAAGATAAGATAATTCATAACATGAAAAATGACTCTAAAACCACTATTTTATCAATCAAAGATAATATTAAAAATCTTATTTCAGCATATGCTATTAATGAGTATAATAACCTAATTTATAATGAACTAAGTAGAAAAGATATTTTTGCAATTATAATAAATGACTATAATATGGGAAAAATCTTAGGTGAAGAGTTTTTATCTAGTGGTAAAATCAAACAAAATGGTAAAATTATAGATTATGACCCCACAAATCTAAAACATAACCAAGAACTTCAAGGTGCTTTTTATTCTGATACATATAAAATTGTTTCATCTTTTGGTACTGAAATAGGAACTATTAGTATTTATATTACAGATGAAAAAATGAATAAAGAGTTAAAAGAGATCATTATAGAGAATATAAAGAATACTTTTATTCTTTCACTATTTCTGATTTTATTTCTATTTTTAACAATTAAAGCCTTTATTTTAAAACCTATCGCTGACATTACAAAAACAGTAAGTGTAGTTGATAAAAATGGTATTCCAACAAAACTTCTTGAAGATAATACCTTTATCGAAATTGATAATTTATCTAGTAGTATAAATAAAATGATAAATACAATCAAAAAATCTACAGATGTTTTAAAAAATGAACAAAATAAACTAGAATATCTTCTTCAAAATAGTCCAATTGCAGTAAGAATAGCTAAAGATAATAGTGAAGACGTGGTTTTTGCTAATCATGCATACAAAAAACTAATAAAAAAAGATAATGATTTTAGAAAACCAAAAAACTATTATGAAAATAAAAAAGAGTATAACGAAATATTAGAAAAGTTAAAAAACAATGAAACAATTTACAATAAACTTATTGAACTAAATATAGATAATAAAAGAGTTTGGGCATTAGCTTCTTATATGAATATTGATTTTGATAATGAAAATGCAGTTATTGGATGGTTCTATGATGTTACAAATGAAAAAAATAGCGAAAACAGATTATATGAAGCACTAGAGTTACAAACAACAATTTTCGATAATTCAGGATATATGATAACAAGAACTGATAAAAAAGGTATTATAAAACAAGTAAATAAAGAAGTAGAAAAAACTACAGGTTATACGCAAGAAGAACTTATAGACAAACAAACACCTCTGATTTTCCATTTAGAAGATGAACTTAACATGATGGCAGAAGAGTTTAGTAAAAAATTAAGAGAGAAAATAGAACCCAACTTTAATATCTTTATTGCAAAATCAGCGCTAAGACATAATGAGCTAGAATGGACTTATAAAACTAAAGATGGAAAACACATTCCTGTAAGTTTAAATGTTACAGCTTTAAAAAATAAAAATAATGAGATTTATGGATACTTAGGAATTTCGAGAGATATTTCTCAAAATAAAGTAATGGAATCCCAATCAAAACTAGCTTCAATGGGAGAAATGATAGGTAATATCGCTCATCAATGGAGACAGCCTTTAAGTGTTATTACTTCAATATCAAGTGCTACTATTTTAAAAAGTGAAGTAAATAAACTAGATAAAGAAGATTTATACAAAAGTATGGAAAATATTACTAAACAAGCTAAGTATTTATCAAATACAATTGAAGACTTTAGAGATTTTATACGAAATAAAGAGCAAAAAGATATTGTAAAAATATCTCAGCTTGTAAATAAAACAATAAATATAATTAAATCAACCCTAAGTAGTAATGAAATTGAACTGGTTTTAAATATTAAGGAAGATATGGAAATACCTGCTTTTGAAAATCAATTAATTCAAGGGCTTATAAATATAATAAACAACTCGAAAGATGCTATGAATGAACACATTAAAAAGCATGAGAAAAAGCTTATTTTTATTGAAACTCAAGAAACGCCTACTGGTTTAGACTTAATAATTGTAGATAATGGTGGGGGTATAAAAAAAGATATTTTGAATAAAATCTTTGAGCCTTATTTTACAACAAAACATAAGAATATAGGTACAGGTATTGGTTTATCTATGACTTATCAAATTATCACAGACCATCATGATGCCAAAATCATAGCATCTAATAGCACATATGTACATAATGATATTGAGTACACAGGTGCTAAATTTAAAATCTCTTTTAACAATTAGTTTGTAATAGCTAAAAAACTAGTAGTAATTGTTAAAAAATATATTGTTATTAAAATTATATAATCTTTTTTATTTGTATTAATATTGTTTTTCATTTTTTCTCCTTTTAATAGGAGAAAAAAATCTCCTATTAATATAAATTTATTTTTAAATTGTTTAAAATCCTAAGCCACATATCATCAGACATGAAATCTATTCCTTTTATTTAATTTTTTGCATAAAAAAAGGGGAAGAGCAAAAGCTCTTCCCCTTAATAAGATTGTTTAGTTAAATCTTATTCAGCGAATTTTGCTTTCTTTGCTGATCTTTTTCTTACGTTTGGATCAAGGTCTCTTTTTCTTACTCTAACACTTAAAGGAGTAACTTCAACTAGCTCATCTTCTTCAATCCACTCTAAAGCATTCTCTAAAGACATCACTTTTGGTGGAACAAGTTTAATAGACTCATCTGCACCTGAAGATCTTACGTTTGACTGTTGTTTAGCTTTTACTGGGTTAACATCTAAATCATTAGATTTTGCATGTTGTCCGATTACCATTCCATTATAAACTTTATCTTGAGGTGCAATATACATAACTCCTCTATCTTGTAAGTTAAAGATAGAATAACCAACAGCTTCACCATTTTCCATAGAAACTAATGCTCCATGTTTTCTAGATTCAACAGTACCTGAATGTGGTCTAAACTCTAAGAATGAATGGTTCATAACACCCTCACCTTTTGTTTCAGTTAAGAACTCAGTTCTAATACCAATTAAACCTCTTGCAGGAATTTCAAACTCTAATCTTGTATAACCAGCACCCATTGGTACCATGTTTGTCATATTAGCTTTTCTTTTTCCAAGTTTCTCAATAATTGCACCTGAGAACTCATCTGGAGTATCAATTACTAAGTGCTCAAATGGCTCCATAGTTACACCATTTTCTTCTTTTGTAATTACTTCTGGTCTACCAATAGAGAACTCAAAACCTTCTCTTCTCATATTTTCAGCTAAGATACAAATTTGAAGTTCACCTCTTCCGTTAACTTTAAATTTACCCTCACCAGTTTGCTCATAATTCATAGCAATATTAGTGTTCATCTCAGCACTTAATCTTTCATCAATTTTATTTGATGTTACAAACTTACCTTCAGTTCCTGCTAATGGAGAATCATTTACTGCAAATGTTACAGATAGTGTTGGCTCTTCAATATGCATAGGATCAAGTGGCATTGGGTTTGCTGGATCACAAAGTGAATCACCAACATCAATAGTTTCAAAACCTGCAACAGCAACAATATC includes the following:
- a CDS encoding phosphoadenylyl-sulfate reductase, which encodes MSKEIVNRLNKDLENKSTQEVIAFFLENYKGKVALSSSLAAEDQAVTDIMLKQDKEARIFTLDTGRLHPETYDVMDATNLKYNIKIDVFFPDSQKVQELYQDQGVNGHFESIEKRKNCCGIRKIEPLKRALKDLDVWITGLRAAQSVTRTDMPVIEWDEAFEVIKVNPIINWNEEDVWNYIKENRVPYNKLHDQGFPSIGCAPCTRAVKEGEDIRAGRWWWENPEHKECGLHKK
- the cysD gene encoding sulfate adenylyltransferase subunit CysD is translated as MEISNERLTHLKQLEAESMHIMKEVVAEFSNPGMLYSVGKDSSVMLHILQKAFYPAPPPLPLMHVDTKWKFKEMIEFRDRRAKEVGMELIVYSNPKGLEMDISPFEHGSSLHTEVMKTEGLKNALNIQKFDAVFGGARRDEEKSRAKERIYSFRDKNHRWDPKNQRPELWNIYNGKHTQGESIRVFPLSNWTELDIWQYIYLENIDIPDLYFSKEREVVEYMGTKIMVDDDRVPEELRKTAKKEKVRFRTLGCYPLTGAVESEASTLPEIIQEMLTCTTSERQGRLIDSDGDASMEKKKQEGYF
- the cysN gene encoding sulfate adenylyltransferase subunit CysN, translated to MAHQSDLISKNIEAYLKEHENKEILRFITCGSVDDGKSTLIGRLLYDSKMIFEDQLASIEKDSKKVGTTGEKIDLALLVDGLASEREQGITIDVAYRFFSTDKRKFIIADTPGHEQYTRNMATGASTADLAIILVDARQGILTQTKRHSYIASQLGIKNLIVAINKMDLVDFSEEVFEDIKKGYQEIIEYLPHNEDLNIQFIPISALDGDNILTNSDKAPWYTGKPLMELLDNTPINKKESDSFRLPVQYVVRPHLNFRGFSGTIASGSISVGDEITVLPSRKTSKVKSIVSNDIKDLRPIGKDEEVETIQTAFAPMATTITLEDEIDISRGDMIVKSSDIPKVSNHLSAMIVWMDEKPLTLNQNYVIKRATSVLNGAVNSIEFKKNINTFEEVEADKLELNDIAKCTISLDREIAVDPYHENRYTGSFIIIDKYTNATVGAGMIVSSVEGFAHLEEETKEYTQAEKELNEFIRRNYPEWNCKAI
- a CDS encoding sulfite reductase, coding for MSRNLAMDIEQIKKNKDGLDVISDIYIYAVLGEKASEEDLVRFKWYGIHKQEDTQDHFSLRVPLPLGELNLEQLKTLQTISTKFAKDSLFFNTHQKVEFKWLKMHNLPEVFNLLQNVGLKTIFEAGHNVKNIITCPVNGIDKTQIADVSKIADKLNETFIGNKSFSNLPNELTIAVSGYAQGCALTYTPDVSFNATKNEKGKIVYSVRVIGEHLGFITSSQIVPTARAIAKIYKDFGIRDDIEDSTFQYLVGSWGFSKFFDILDSTVTFRIKDFDIDEEFVEGKAPRLGINESKIDNQSYIGCKLKTLDIGSQKIQELINLLEKYKATKVKLTHKANVIVLDAPTNKAQDFAKDLEAIEFNPFV
- a CDS encoding aminotransferase class V-fold PLP-dependent enzyme; this translates as MTRDIFKPFFNENTKKLDFLKYNTIGKSKSEYFDYTASGLAFRPIENRIRDVLETYANTHSMESTNAKATTYYYEQARTNLAKSLDVNEEFAILPSGCGTTAAIKHLQELLGLYIPPATKKRYKIKVDKSKLPLVIVGPYEHHSNEVSFREALCEIKRVKLDDEGLIDMKHLKKILKKNEGREIIGSFCIASNVTGIITPFKKISKLLRKYNALVCFDAAASSPYMNVPCELYDAMFMSPHKLLGGPGSCGLLIVRKSLIDTKLSPTFAAGGTVEYVNKESQVYQKSIELREDAGTPGILQFIRASLAYQLRNEVGFEFINEQKTKLKTLFINELNKLPNCEIYGNQEEDNIGIVSFNINNIDPYELCAKISATDGFQTRAGCSCAGPYGHDLLGIDDANISNKPGWLRISIHYTQTEDEILNLVNCISKQSK